From the Primulina tabacum isolate GXHZ01 chromosome 15, ASM2559414v2, whole genome shotgun sequence genome, one window contains:
- the LOC142526066 gene encoding uncharacterized protein LOC142526066, whose amino-acid sequence MASNSRTASYNVEEDRVLCHMYLDISQNPIIGINQSKDQFWTRIEEAYNISKSNNLQASRNKRSLQCRMRNILREVGKLRGCIRQIETLRPSGASEDDILNRAKDFFMQDADFSKGFKYDHVWYIMKDMEKFSSDINPMSAPARMHVTSLDSSQSDSQTPNTPISGSPGLPPFSINLSSGENAGGTSSQRPLGVKKSKLKKKRDENVLELISTMKEGHRDLINVLQKGSTELQQSYEMKLLALQQQIALPTLQEENKVLYMDLSTIGDPEMREIVRKERAKILKKRNEEYGQHENDTFGKYFGDFGGSRSNLRDY is encoded by the exons ATGGCTTCAAATTCTAGAACTGCTTCTTACAATGTCGAAGAAGACAGAGTCTTATGTCATATGTATCTTGATATATCCCAAAATCCTATAATAGGTATCAATCAATCCAAAGATCAGTTTTGGACTCGTATCGAAGAAGCTTACAACATCAGCAAATCAAACAATCTACAAGCAT CACGTAACAAAAGATCATTGCAGTGTCGCATGAGAAATATACTCCGTGAAGTTGGAAAACTAAGGGGATGCATTCGTCAAATTGAAACTCTCCGCCCAAGTGGCGCATCAGAAGATGATATT TTAAATCGAGCAAAAGATTTTTTCATGCAAGATGCTGATTTTAGTAAAGGCTTCAAATATGATCATGTGTGGTATATTATGAAAGATATGGAGAAATTCTCGAGTGACATCAATCCAATGAGCGCACCAGCAAGAATGCATGTCACAAGCTTGGACTCGTCACAGTCAGATAGCCAGACACCAAATACTCCAATATCAGGTTCTCCTGGATTACCTccgttttcaattaatttaagtagtggTGAAAATGCAGGCGGCACTTCATCCCAACGACCTCTTGGTGTTAAAAAATCTAAACTAAAGAAAAAAAGGGACGAGAatgtgttggaattgatatctacaATGAAAGAAGGGCATCGCGATCTTATAAATGTATTACAAAAAGGATCCACCGAACTTCAACAAAGTTATGAGATGAAACTCCTAGCATT ACAACAACAAATAGCATTACCAACCCTTCAAGAGGAGAATAAAGTTTTGTACATGGATTTAAGCACGATAGGTGATCCTGAAATGCGCGAAATTGTTCGAAAGGAACgagccaaaattttgaaaaaaaggaATGAAGAATATGGACAACACGAAAATGACACATTTGGGAAATATTTTGGTGATTTTGGAGGATCGAGATCTAATTTAAGAGATTATTGA
- the LOC142526067 gene encoding uncharacterized protein LOC142526067 translates to MRRNILDSHTKFYALTNLKKNSHFQFHASSSSSSSLSDNEDETPINWMDDFENLDNARNAILNIVAQDQQLVATYIIHQEQEVTHGGSIPGHIVIHRDREIADRNLFNDYFADNPRYNEAMFRRRFRMSRNLFLRIVDEVKNHDIYFTQRSDSVGRLGLSTIQKTTAALRILAYALPADATDEYIKIGESTAIQCMQRFCRAVVEVFAERYLRSPTANDVARLLYIGKQRGFPGMLGSLDCMHWKWKNCPTAWAGQYAGRSGSPTIILEAVADYDLWIWHAYFGMPESNNDINVLGSSNLFSNIAQGIAPRAHYTIGGKEYDTGYYLADGIYPKWSFIVQSIHDPHGPKKKYFAMKQESCRKDVERAFGVLQSRFAIVASPARAWKKHHLHDIMTACIIMHNMIIEDERDLGAPIEDMREAPTPDVEMVVDENIRFLEFLARYKRIKDKDAHYALRNALIDHLWEEYSCSDV, encoded by the coding sequence atgcGACGAAATATCCTAGATTCTCACACAAAATTCTACGCTCTCACAAACTTGAAAAAGAATTCTCATTTCCAATTTCACGCATCATCCTCTAGTTCATCTTCATTGTCTGATAATGAAGATGAAACACCTATTAATTGGATGGATGATTTTGAGAATTTGGATAATGCACGAAATGCAATATTGAATATTGTAGCACAAGATCAACAGTTGGTTGCTACCTACATTATCCACCAAGAGCAAGAAGTCACACACGGAGGTTCAATACCGGGTCATATAGTAATTCACCGTGATCGGGAAATTGCCGACCGTAATCTGTTCAACGATTACTTTGCCGATAACCCAAGATATAACGAAGCAATGTTCCGACGGAGATTTCGAATGTCTCGAAATCTTTTTCTTCGTATAGTTGATGAAGTAAAGAATCATGATATTTACTTCACACAAAGAAGTGATAGTGTGGGGCGTCTCGGGCTATCGACTATTCAAAAAACAACTGCTGCTTTGCGAATTTTAGCTTATGCATTACCCGCGGATGCTACGgatgaatatatcaaaattggaGAGTCCACTGCAATTCAATGCATGCAACGCTTTTGTCGAGCCGTGGTGGAAGTTTTTGCTGAGCGATACTTGAGATCTCCTACTGCCAATGATGTTGCCAGGTTACTTTATATTGGTAAACAACGCGGATTCCCTGGAATGTTGGGAAGTCTTGATTGCATGCATTGGAAGTGGAAAAATTGTCCAACGGCTTGGGCGGGTCAATATGCAGGTCGTAGTGGTTCTCCAACAATAATATTAGAAGCAGTAGCTGACTACGACCTTTGGATATGGCATGCATATTTTGGTATGCCCGAATCCAATAATGATATAAATGTTTTGGGATCGTCCAATCTATTTTCCAACATCGCACAAGGTATTGCCCCTCGAGCTCATTATACAATTGGAGGAAAAGAATATGATACAGGATATTACTTGGCTGATGGTATTTATCCTAAATGGTCATTTATTGTACAATCTATCCACGATCCACACGGTccaaaaaagaaatattttgcaATGAAACAAGAGTCCTGTAGAAAAGACGTGGAGCGTGCATTTGGTGTTCTCCAATCTCGATTTGCGATTGTGGCATCTCCAGCACGTGCTTGGAAGAAACATCACTTACATGATATAATGACAGCATGTATTATAATGCACAATATGATTATCGAAGATGAACGTGACCTTGGCGCACCCATTGAAGATATGAGAGAAGCACCAACTCCGGATGTAGAAATGGTTGTCGATGAGAATATCAGATTTCTAGAATTTCTCGCTCGATATAAAAGGATAAAAGACAAAGATGCTCACTATGCACTACGAAATGCTTTAATTGATCATTTGTGGGAGGAATATAGTTGTTCAGATGTTTGA
- the LOC142527559 gene encoding uncharacterized protein LOC142527559, whose translation MEAIAIYKVILMVLALFCAENTMVSAQCQGDFQGLVQQCARYVQKSGPTQNPSQQCCAVVKTIDFPFVCPRITTDVEQIVSMEKAVFVARFCGKPLAHGTRCGSYIVP comes from the exons ATGGAAGCAATAGCAATATACAAGGTTATTTTGATGGTTCTTGCCTTGTTTTGTGCTGAAAACACCATGGTTTCTGCACAATGTCAAGGGGATTTCCAAGGTCTTGTACAACAATGTGCGAGATATGTTCAAAAGAGTGGCCCTACACAAAACCCATCTCAACAATGTTGTGCTGTTGTCAAAACAATCGACTTTCCTTTTGTGTGTCCGCGCATCACCACTGATGTTGAGCAAATAGTTAGCATGGAGAAAGCGGTTTTCGTCGCGCGATTTTGTGGGAAGCCATTAGCCCATGGAACCAGATGTGGAA GTTATATAGTTCCATGA